From a region of the Fischerella sp. JS2 genome:
- a CDS encoding YciI family protein translates to MTKYIMWGTYCEDVLEKRAPYRQAHLDGLAKQKESGVLITIGPTKDLTKVFGIYEADNEDAVRQLVENDPYWQNGIWTEYSIKEWIQAF, encoded by the coding sequence ATGACTAAATACATCATGTGGGGAACTTACTGTGAAGATGTCCTTGAGAAACGTGCCCCTTATCGTCAAGCTCATCTAGATGGATTAGCAAAACAAAAAGAATCTGGTGTACTAATTACTATTGGCCCCACCAAAGATTTAACAAAAGTTTTTGGTATTTACGAAGCTGACAACGAAGATGCTGTGCGTCAATTGGTAGAAAATGATCCTTATTGGCAAAACGGAATTTGGACTGAATACTCTATCAAAGAGTGGATTCAGGCATTTTAG
- a CDS encoding DUF1838 domain-containing protein, producing the protein MVAQNQELEASYWVKTRSSLDPAESSFLSWTGKIYAFVPGEKRTLLFKMVGMSVSRCISTEAGCWDFTSRELTYYLNPETEEILHTWDNPWTGETVPVMHVANNPVQGHFKGKFPAQVDDESTTFVFDIFPTYPNPLLEDEKLAQYSPQPTYQAAELFKITVPTTDLFNLELPSVFQLRLSWDRIGQWLPWMKMGDRSGYLIYSAYGSKVKGLDELPQLLKDEINTRVPLYKNAPKSFLDVEDMTSWLYFQQNLDAYLAGERFPLPAPEEY; encoded by the coding sequence ATGGTTGCCCAAAATCAAGAATTAGAAGCCTCATACTGGGTGAAAACTCGCTCTTCACTTGATCCTGCTGAATCAAGCTTTTTAAGCTGGACAGGTAAAATATACGCTTTTGTTCCAGGTGAAAAACGCACACTCTTATTTAAAATGGTTGGCATGAGTGTGAGCAGATGTATTTCCACTGAAGCGGGTTGCTGGGATTTTACCTCTAGAGAATTGACTTATTACCTCAATCCCGAAACAGAAGAGATTTTGCATACATGGGATAATCCCTGGACGGGGGAAACAGTTCCAGTAATGCACGTTGCGAATAACCCAGTGCAAGGTCATTTTAAAGGCAAGTTTCCAGCCCAAGTAGATGATGAGAGTACAACTTTTGTATTTGATATCTTTCCTACTTATCCCAACCCCTTACTAGAAGATGAGAAATTAGCTCAATATAGTCCCCAACCCACTTATCAAGCCGCAGAGTTATTTAAAATTACTGTTCCCACCACAGATTTATTCAATTTGGAATTACCTTCGGTTTTTCAACTGAGACTGAGTTGGGATAGGATTGGCCAATGGCTACCTTGGATGAAAATGGGCGATCGCTCTGGTTATCTCATCTACAGTGCTTATGGTAGCAAAGTCAAAGGCCTCGACGAATTACCGCAACTACTCAAAGACGAAATTAATACTCGTGTTCCTCTATACAAAAATGCTCCGAAATCCTTTTTAGATGTCGAAGACATGACTTCTTGGCTTTACTTCCAACAAAATTTAGATGCTTATTTAGCTGGTGAAAGATTCCCTCTACCAGCACCAGAAGAATACTAA
- a CDS encoding DNA adenine methylase, with protein MLKSPLRYPGGKSKALNKIAEYLPDNFSEFREPFIGGGSVFIYLKQKFPNQKFWINDLNPELYCFWKVAQTNLPQLVQEVCLIKDKYTDGRLLFQELISIESTNNLTELDRAVRFFVLNRITFSGTIESGGFSQEAFHKRFTYSSIESLEKLENILTNDVKITNLDYSDLLIPEGEEVFLFLDPPYFVATKSKLYGKAGNLHTCFNHQKFAEIVQQCHHNWLITYDDSPTIRDNFKSKNICAWELQYGMNNYKQSEAAKGKELIITNYQHPRKNINSASTVELEFIELT; from the coding sequence ATGTTGAAAAGCCCGCTACGTTACCCTGGTGGCAAGTCCAAAGCACTAAATAAAATTGCTGAGTACTTACCAGATAATTTTTCGGAATTTCGAGAACCTTTTATAGGTGGTGGTTCTGTATTTATATACCTAAAACAAAAGTTTCCAAACCAGAAATTTTGGATTAACGATTTAAACCCTGAACTATACTGTTTTTGGAAAGTTGCTCAAACAAATTTACCTCAGCTAGTTCAAGAAGTCTGTCTGATAAAAGATAAATATACAGACGGTAGATTATTATTTCAAGAATTGATCAGCATAGAATCTACAAATAATTTAACTGAACTTGACAGGGCGGTACGTTTTTTTGTCCTCAATAGAATTACCTTTTCTGGCACTATTGAATCAGGTGGATTTTCACAAGAAGCTTTTCATAAAAGATTTACTTACTCATCAATTGAAAGTTTAGAAAAATTAGAAAATATTTTAACAAATGACGTTAAAATTACTAATTTAGATTACAGTGACCTTTTAATCCCAGAAGGAGAAGAAGTATTTCTGTTTTTAGATCCTCCTTATTTTGTTGCTACTAAATCAAAACTTTATGGTAAAGCTGGAAACTTACACACTTGTTTTAACCATCAAAAATTTGCTGAAATAGTGCAACAATGCCATCATAATTGGCTGATAACTTATGATGATTCTCCCACAATCAGAGATAATTTTAAATCAAAGAATATCTGTGCATGGGAATTACAGTATGGAATGAATAACTACAAGCAGAGTGAAGCAGCCAAAGGAAAAGAATTAATTATAACTAATTATCAACATCCAAGAAAAAATATCAATTCAGCCTCAACAGTTGAGCTTGAGTTTATCGAACTAACTTAG
- a CDS encoding phosphoribosylanthranilate isomerase, translated as MERTKIPRVKICCINSIEEAWTAINCGASALGLVSKMPSGPGILTFEKIAEIAASVPPPIATFLLTSSQDAQEIIEQSRYCGTNTVQICDRLASGTYQDIRQSLPGISIVQVIHVSTEESIQEAIAVATYVDAILLDSGNQSLLVKELGGTGRIHNWNLSAIIRKKLNVPIFLAGGLKPENVALAVQQVGPFGLDVCSGVRSDGKLDANKLKRFFQELKIY; from the coding sequence ATGGAAAGAACAAAAATACCAAGAGTCAAGATTTGCTGTATCAACAGCATTGAGGAAGCATGGACTGCTATTAATTGCGGTGCATCTGCTCTTGGTTTAGTTTCAAAAATGCCTAGTGGCCCTGGTATTCTCACTTTTGAGAAAATCGCAGAAATTGCCGCTTCAGTTCCACCACCAATAGCTACCTTTTTGTTAACTTCTAGCCAAGATGCCCAGGAAATTATAGAGCAATCAAGATACTGCGGTACAAATACTGTGCAGATATGCGATCGCTTAGCATCTGGAACTTACCAAGACATCCGCCAGTCTTTGCCTGGAATCTCGATAGTGCAAGTTATTCATGTGAGTACCGAAGAATCTATCCAAGAAGCGATCGCTGTCGCAACTTATGTAGATGCGATTCTTCTAGACTCTGGCAACCAATCATTATTGGTGAAAGAATTGGGGGGGACAGGACGCATCCATAACTGGAATTTAAGCGCCATAATTCGTAAAAAACTAAACGTACCAATCTTCTTAGCAGGAGGATTAAAACCTGAAAATGTAGCTTTGGCTGTTCAACAAGTCGGCCCATTTGGATTAGATGTGTGTAGTGGGGTTCGCAGTGATGGTAAATTGGATGCGAATAAACTCAAGCGGTTTTTCCAAGAGTTAAAAATTTACTGA
- a CDS encoding AbrB family transcriptional regulator: MNQNLIVVPHQKDSTTTNPIVSQQQLFIKQLQILIAELLLAIPFGLALFRFNFGGISWIFGGIISGAAIFQTSRVIYNYLPKPNRTAREIGMVLVGITIGTSNAHANLASISAGVPVFVCLTLFLLLCGGCIGYIYSSLSKTNLLTAMLATVPGGVGVMSAIAADYNKNVTLVALVQALRVTSVVFLIPLIAKATNHTSVQSPISSTVESYSFELLLLVLVISALAVYITKLLKVPAAPFFASLLVGIAFNPILNWLSFVDDISFTPPVVIKLLGQMLLGITIGEYWGEKPAFPKRTIGYAIISVAMTLAAGVAATLLAMQLTSWDWLTCLLVTAPGGSAEIILVALTLDHNVEIVTAGHVVRLIAINSFLPIWIFLFRHFDNKEDRRETI; encoded by the coding sequence ATGAATCAAAATTTAATTGTTGTTCCTCATCAGAAAGATAGTACGACAACGAATCCCATTGTTAGCCAACAACAGCTATTTATTAAGCAACTCCAGATCCTGATAGCAGAACTACTTTTGGCAATACCCTTTGGTTTAGCTTTGTTTCGCTTCAATTTTGGTGGTATTTCTTGGATTTTTGGCGGAATTATTTCTGGTGCAGCGATATTCCAGACATCCCGAGTTATTTATAACTATTTGCCTAAACCTAACCGGACTGCTAGAGAGATTGGAATGGTATTAGTGGGCATAACTATCGGCACTTCTAATGCCCATGCTAATTTAGCTAGTATTAGTGCTGGTGTTCCAGTTTTTGTTTGCCTCACCTTGTTTTTACTATTATGTGGAGGTTGCATTGGCTACATTTATTCCAGTTTGAGCAAAACCAATCTTTTGACAGCAATGCTAGCTACAGTTCCTGGCGGTGTAGGGGTAATGTCAGCTATCGCCGCAGATTACAATAAAAATGTCACTTTGGTAGCATTAGTACAGGCACTGCGGGTAACAAGCGTAGTTTTTCTCATACCCTTAATTGCTAAAGCCACAAATCATACCTCAGTTCAATCACCGATATCCTCTACTGTCGAGTCATACTCTTTTGAGTTACTCTTATTGGTGTTGGTTATCAGCGCATTAGCAGTTTATATAACGAAATTACTGAAAGTTCCTGCTGCCCCTTTTTTTGCATCATTACTAGTAGGAATAGCATTTAATCCTATTCTCAATTGGCTATCTTTTGTAGATGATATCTCGTTTACCCCACCAGTTGTAATCAAGTTACTCGGTCAAATGTTGCTGGGAATTACTATCGGTGAGTATTGGGGTGAAAAACCTGCTTTCCCAAAACGAACTATAGGATACGCTATCATTTCAGTCGCGATGACTCTTGCTGCTGGGGTAGCCGCGACTTTGCTTGCCATGCAATTAACGTCTTGGGACTGGCTAACTTGTCTGTTAGTAACAGCACCTGGAGGATCTGCGGAAATTATCTTAGTTGCTTTGACACTAGATCATAATGTAGAAATTGTGACAGCCGGCCATGTTGTGCGACTAATCGCTATTAATAGTTTTCTACCGATTTGGATTTTTCTATTTCGTCATTTTGACAATAAAGAAGACAGGAGAGAAACCATATAA
- a CDS encoding oxaloacetate decarboxylase, producing MSSGKKLRDLLKSPGIMIIPGVYDCLGAKLVEKLGFNVVATSGFGIAASTLGLPDYGFLSVTEMLYSVGRIAKSVSIPLIADMDTGYGNVLNVIRTVQDAVQLGLAGIILEDQEWPKKCGHFEGKRVIPMKEHVGKIQAAFQARGDSSLVIIARTDARAPLGLEEAMRRGRAYVEAGADVLFVEAPQSVEELQTIASNFGDVPLVANIVEGGKTPSLSASELEKLGFKIVFFPLTALLAVTKVMTACLSQLKEQGTTANFHELISFQDFQELMDVPKYLQLEQQFGMGKGV from the coding sequence ATGTCTTCTGGAAAAAAACTACGAGATTTGCTAAAGAGCCCAGGTATTATGATCATTCCTGGCGTTTACGATTGTTTGGGAGCTAAATTAGTAGAAAAACTAGGCTTTAATGTTGTAGCAACTAGCGGTTTTGGTATTGCCGCATCTACTCTTGGACTGCCTGACTATGGTTTTCTAAGTGTGACTGAAATGCTCTATAGTGTAGGGCGAATTGCTAAGAGTGTGAGCATTCCTCTAATCGCAGATATGGATACTGGCTATGGCAATGTCTTGAATGTGATTCGCACAGTTCAAGATGCGGTGCAGTTGGGACTGGCAGGGATAATTTTAGAAGACCAAGAGTGGCCAAAAAAGTGCGGTCACTTTGAGGGTAAACGAGTGATTCCGATGAAAGAACATGTCGGAAAAATTCAAGCAGCATTCCAAGCGCGGGGTGATAGCAGTTTGGTGATCATTGCTCGCACTGACGCTCGCGCTCCTCTAGGATTAGAAGAAGCTATGCGGCGTGGTCGTGCTTACGTTGAGGCTGGGGCTGATGTGTTATTCGTAGAAGCACCCCAATCTGTGGAGGAACTGCAAACTATAGCTTCTAATTTTGGTGATGTGCCTTTGGTAGCCAATATTGTTGAAGGTGGCAAAACTCCTTCACTTTCTGCCTCCGAGTTAGAAAAACTAGGCTTTAAGATAGTGTTTTTTCCACTTACAGCCTTACTAGCAGTCACAAAGGTAATGACTGCTTGTTTGAGTCAGTTGAAGGAACAAGGAACCACAGCTAACTTCCATGAGTTAATTAGCTTCCAGGATTTTCAAGAACTCATGGATGTTCCTAAGTATTTGCAACTTGAGCAGCAGTTTGGCATGGGGAAGGGAGTGTGA
- a CDS encoding DICT sensory domain-containing protein, with protein MNVSLVRELSIYQLALDVQTPPSVSSVTPANLLSLLKSQIDLLIEQQIPATLWVKLPPGKIWHSEIQRYQQRIDNAGVVYHCHVGEVGIEGVDKENLKPYSPSQQGLRFLPNQKRREYFLIVLSVNFCSLIVTERAIKNHKTLLTIFTFDPKIIQQVLDSIKQAIVPEDSAITPDHSICASVSEPALMSQLLTKQLQCQEEINRQIIAKRIAKIEQQKQALHNSLQLKDEFLSNVCHELRTPLTHMKTALSLLNSPNLKNPQRQRYSQMLSTQCDRQNSLIHGVLELVQIERNLEAMNLEAVCLADIVPGVVSTYQPLAQEKGIMLAYTVPTELPAVWCVSGGLRQIVIHLLSNSIKYTPNGGQVWVWGRLQGDYVQLEFRDSGIGISESEIPKIFDRFYRVRPLPSEDPGGAGLGLTIVQQLLRGCGGSISVKSKPSEGSTFTVQLAAVVEKYSK; from the coding sequence ATGAATGTTTCTCTAGTTCGGGAACTATCAATATATCAACTGGCTTTGGATGTACAAACGCCTCCTTCGGTTTCATCTGTTACTCCTGCTAATTTGCTATCACTATTGAAGTCACAAATTGACTTACTAATAGAACAGCAAATTCCCGCAACTTTATGGGTAAAGCTGCCACCAGGAAAAATTTGGCATTCAGAAATTCAGCGTTACCAACAGCGTATTGATAATGCTGGGGTTGTTTATCATTGCCATGTTGGAGAGGTAGGAATAGAGGGAGTTGATAAAGAAAATCTCAAACCATATTCCCCATCTCAACAAGGTCTGCGATTCTTACCAAATCAGAAGCGGCGAGAATATTTTTTAATAGTTTTATCAGTAAACTTTTGCAGCTTAATAGTTACTGAACGAGCAATTAAAAATCATAAAACTTTATTGACAATATTTACTTTTGATCCAAAAATTATCCAACAGGTATTAGATAGTATTAAACAGGCAATAGTGCCAGAAGATTCGGCGATCACACCAGATCATTCGATTTGTGCAAGTGTGTCTGAACCAGCACTGATGAGTCAATTGCTGACAAAACAACTCCAATGCCAAGAAGAAATCAACCGTCAAATTATTGCTAAACGGATTGCCAAGATAGAACAGCAAAAACAAGCACTACACAATAGTTTGCAACTTAAAGATGAATTTTTAAGCAATGTCTGTCATGAACTGCGTACACCTCTGACGCACATGAAGACTGCCTTAAGTCTATTAAATTCGCCTAATCTCAAAAATCCACAGCGTCAGCGCTACTCCCAAATGCTCAGCACCCAATGCGATCGCCAAAATTCACTCATTCATGGTGTATTGGAACTGGTGCAAATCGAACGCAATTTGGAAGCAATGAACTTAGAAGCAGTATGCTTAGCAGACATTGTACCTGGAGTAGTTAGTACCTACCAGCCTCTAGCACAAGAAAAAGGCATTATGCTAGCCTACACCGTACCTACAGAACTCCCTGCTGTTTGGTGTGTCAGTGGAGGACTGAGGCAAATTGTCATTCATCTACTTTCTAATAGCATCAAATACACTCCCAATGGAGGTCAAGTTTGGGTTTGGGGAAGGCTTCAGGGCGACTATGTTCAATTAGAATTTCGTGATAGTGGTATCGGTATTAGCGAAAGCGAAATTCCCAAAATTTTTGACCGCTTTTATCGTGTGCGTCCCCTACCTTCAGAAGACCCTGGTGGTGCAGGTTTGGGTCTAACAATTGTACAGCAACTACTACGAGGCTGTGGAGGCTCTATTTCTGTCAAAAGCAAACCTTCCGAAGGTTCCACGTTTACAGTTCAGTTAGCGGCTGTCGTTGAAAAATATAGTAAGTAG
- a CDS encoding UDP-N-acetylmuramoyl-L-alanyl-D-glutamate--2,6-diaminopimelate ligase, protein MKLRELLATVEGILHLPEHPAMDSQVTGLTTNSHATSPGDLFIGMPGTRVDGGDFWQSAIASGAVAAIISPHAAQKHPPTPEACVITATDMTKACAQIAKVFYDYPGQKLKLVGVTGTNGKTTTTHLIEYFLNQANKLTALMGTLYTRWLGFTQTAVHTTPFAVELQHQLAAAIAAGNEYGVMEVSSHALAQGRVMGCQFEVGVFSNLTQDHLDFHRDMEDYFAAKALLFNCDYLKGRAIINADDAYGQRLIVSLDADKVWSYSVSNSTADLWMSDLSYEPNGVSGKLHTPKGDATFRSPLVGQYNLENLLAAVGAVLHLGLDLELVVSTIPEFPGVPGRMERVQVNPQQDISVIVDYAHTPDSLENLLKASRPFIPGKIICVFGCGGDRDRTKRPKMGKIAAELADVAVVTSDNPRTEDPERILQDILAGIPETVQPIVICDRATAIRSAILEAQPGDGVLLAGKGHEDYQILGTEKIHFDDREHARDALDERLRAIA, encoded by the coding sequence ATGAAACTGCGGGAGTTATTAGCTACTGTAGAAGGGATTTTGCATTTACCTGAACATCCAGCAATGGATAGTCAGGTAACAGGATTAACAACAAATTCTCATGCAACCAGTCCAGGAGATTTGTTTATTGGTATGCCCGGAACACGGGTTGATGGTGGGGACTTTTGGCAAAGCGCGATCGCATCTGGTGCTGTAGCGGCAATTATATCTCCTCATGCAGCCCAAAAACACCCTCCCACACCAGAGGCTTGTGTAATTACTGCTACAGATATGACAAAAGCCTGCGCCCAAATAGCCAAAGTTTTTTATGACTATCCAGGGCAAAAACTTAAACTTGTGGGCGTCACAGGTACAAACGGTAAAACCACAACTACCCATTTGATTGAATATTTCCTTAACCAAGCAAATAAACTTACAGCTTTAATGGGTACTCTCTATACTCGTTGGCTAGGGTTTACCCAAACTGCTGTTCACACCACACCATTTGCAGTCGAACTGCAACATCAGCTAGCAGCAGCGATCGCTGCTGGTAATGAGTATGGTGTGATGGAAGTTAGTTCCCACGCTTTGGCCCAAGGACGAGTCATGGGTTGCCAGTTTGAAGTCGGCGTATTTAGTAACCTTACCCAAGATCATCTTGACTTCCACCGCGACATGGAAGATTACTTCGCGGCGAAAGCTTTACTATTTAATTGTGATTATCTCAAAGGGCGGGCAATAATTAACGCCGACGACGCCTACGGACAGCGATTAATTGTATCTTTAGATGCAGATAAAGTTTGGAGTTATAGTGTTAGCAATTCTACTGCTGATTTATGGATGAGTGATTTAAGTTACGAACCAAATGGTGTTAGCGGGAAACTCCATACACCAAAAGGTGATGCCACTTTTCGTTCGCCCCTAGTCGGTCAATATAATCTCGAAAATCTTTTGGCAGCAGTAGGAGCAGTTTTACACTTAGGTTTAGATTTAGAATTGGTGGTATCTACAATACCAGAGTTTCCGGGGGTTCCCGGACGCATGGAAAGAGTACAGGTGAATCCACAACAGGACATCAGCGTCATCGTAGATTATGCTCACACTCCTGATAGCTTAGAGAACTTGCTCAAAGCTTCGCGTCCGTTTATTCCTGGTAAGATAATTTGTGTGTTTGGTTGCGGAGGAGATAGGGATAGGACTAAGCGCCCGAAAATGGGTAAAATAGCCGCTGAACTAGCTGACGTAGCAGTCGTAACATCCGATAATCCCCGTACTGAAGATCCAGAACGGATTTTGCAGGACATCTTAGCAGGAATACCGGAAACAGTTCAGCCCATAGTAATCTGCGATCGCGCTACTGCCATTCGTAGTGCTATTTTAGAAGCACAACCCGGAGACGGTGTTTTGCTAGCTGGTAAAGGTCACGAAGATTACCAAATTCTCGGAACTGAAAAAATCCACTTTGATGACAGAGAACACGCACGCGACGCACTAGACGAAAGGCTAAGGGCTATAGCTTAG
- a CDS encoding glutaredoxin family protein, whose translation MRLILYSKPECHLCEGLQEKLEQIVEMGNFPSLQLEIRDITTCEDWFEAYQYEVPILFLAHRSNSAQDAHPTSTQESMQLIPRPSPRASVQQLENLLRKYL comes from the coding sequence ATGCGACTAATTTTATATAGCAAGCCAGAATGCCATTTATGTGAAGGATTGCAGGAAAAGTTAGAACAAATTGTAGAGATGGGAAATTTTCCTTCTTTACAGCTAGAGATTCGAGATATTACTACCTGTGAGGATTGGTTTGAGGCTTACCAATATGAGGTTCCGATCTTGTTTTTAGCCCATCGATCAAATAGCGCACAGGATGCCCATCCCACCAGCACACAAGAGAGTATGCAACTCATACCCCGTCCTTCTCCCCGTGCATCAGTGCAGCAGTTGGAAAATTTACTCCGGAAGTATCTATAG